A stretch of the Lactuca sativa cultivar Salinas chromosome 9, Lsat_Salinas_v11, whole genome shotgun sequence genome encodes the following:
- the LOC111895034 gene encoding metacaspase-1: MSMLVDCSNCRTPLQLPAGARAIRCALCQAITRVADPRSLPPPLPTQPYATYSNHHYAPPHPHPPPAAPAPSPYNRVASFAQPPPVNGRKRAVICGISYKRTKHELKGCINDAKCMKYLLINKFKFPESSILMLTEEETDPYRIPTKHNIRMAMFWLMQGCQPGDSLVFHFSGHGSQQRNYTGDEIDGYDETLCPLDFETQGMIVDDEINATMVKPLPHGVRLHAIIDACHSGTMLDLPFLCRMDRTGRYVWEDHSPESGIFKGTNGGEVISFSGCDDDQSSADTSSLSKVTSTGAMTFSFIQAIERGHGTTYGDMLTSMRNTIRKNESDLGGGGAVSSLIGMLLTGGSLGGGGIRQEPQLTASEPFDVYTKRFTL; the protein is encoded by the exons ATGTCGATGCTCGTTGATTGTTCGAACTGCCGGACTCCATTACAGTTACCGGCGGGAGCCAGGGCCATAAGGTGCGCCCTCTGTCAAGCCATTACACGCGTCGCTGATCCCCGGAGCCTCCCTCCGCCGTTGCCTACTCAACCTTATGCTACTTATTCCAACCACCACTACGCTCCACCTCATCCGCATCCACCACCAGCAGCTCCAGCGCCATCGCCGTACAATCGAGTAGCGTCTTTTGCCCAACCACCGCCGGTCAACGGGAGAAAGAGGGCAGTGATCTGCGGAATATCGTACAAGAGGACGAAGCACGAGCTGAAAGGTTGCATAAATGATGCCAAGTGTATGAAGTACTTGTTGATCAACAAATTCAAGTTCCCGGAATCCTCTATTCTCATGCTCACCG AAGAGGAAACTGATCCTTATCGGATTCCAACAAAGCATAACATCAGAATGGCCATGTTTTGGCTGATGCAAGGTTGTCAGCCTGGAGATTCCTTAGTATTCCATTTTTCCGGCCATGGTTCCCAACAAAGGAACTACACCGGCGATGAAATTGATGGATACGATGAGACACTGTGCCCATTGGATTTCGAGACTCAAGGAATGATTGTTGATGATGAGATAAATGCGACTATGGTTAAACCACTACCTCATGGTGTCAGACTTCATGCCATTATCGATGCCTGTCATAGTGGCACAATGCTAGATTTACCATTTCTTTGTAGAATGGACAG GACTGGGAGGTATGTATGGGAGGACCATAGTCCTGAATCAGGAATATTCAAGGGCACAAATGGAGGCGAAGTCATTTCCTTTAGTGGCTGTGATGATGACCAATCATCTGCTGACACATCC TCTTTATCGAAGGTGACTTCAACCGGAGCAATGACATTTTCATTCATACAAGCAATAGAACGTGGGCATGGGACAACATATGGTGATATGTTGACTTCAATGAGAAACACCATTCGGAAAAATGAAAGTGATTTAGGTGGTGGTGGTGCAGTGTCTTCTCTCATTGGTATGCTTTTGACCGGAGGAAGCCTTGGTGGTGGTGGCATTCGACAG GAACCACAACTGACAGCCAGCGAACCGTTTGATGTTTATACAAAGCGATTTACACTGTGA